Below is a window of Salvelinus alpinus chromosome 5, SLU_Salpinus.1, whole genome shotgun sequence DNA.
AGTGGTGTGATGTGTTAAATCATGTGCCCGTGGTGTGTTAAATAATGTGCGAGAATGGATGGAGAAATGGAGAAAATGGAGAAACTCACCGACTTGGCTCTGGGCACTGGAGGTTttctacagagacagacagacagacagacacaatggGATTGAGCTGATATCGCATGTCAAACAATAAAACTCAAAAACAATAACATGGCTTCTCTCATGACATAGAATGGCACTGGTTTCAGGGATGGTGTCAAGGCCAGTTTAACGTAGTCAATTCAGGAGGTGAATTGAAATTCAGTTATTGCATTTGCATAACTATGAAAAGAATGGAAGTGGTGATATACACCTAAATTACACCAAGATGAGTTTGTGCATTTTTCATCTCATGTCTTGACAGGTGTACTCACATGGGCATGGGGGGAGGGGCAATTGCTGTCTTGGGTAGGAGGGGCATCCTCATGGGCCCGCGAGGAGCAGGGGGGCAAGCTGGAGAAACAGGAGTACTTATTTTTGACAGTGCCaaggatttttttctctcaaaataaGCTAAATACGTTTTTTCTTTAATCATTTGGAATTCATGTCCTGTCTCTTTATCTCATGTAAAATATATTCTCTAGTCAAAACCTCAGTATAAATGCATTGACACTGAGGCTGTATTAGTGGGTCTACAGGAGTAACTGACCTGCTGTGGGCTCCAGATACAGGTCATCACTGTCTGCCTGAAACAGAGACACAACACGCATATTAATCACCTCTCTCTGGCCGAATTAGAAATTGTCCAGAAACCAGACATCTCATGGCCCTATGAAACTATGAATATACTGATTGGCCATCAAGAATGTGTTAAAAGGGTACAGCGATAAAAAGGCTAAGGTTTGGGGGTTGGAGGTAGGGGTGAGGCTCTGTCTGTTAACGATGTGTTGGGCTCACCTGTCCTTCATTAGGATCCAGGTAGACATCTGCAATGCATAACAGAGAAAACAGAGGCTGATGCTGTTGCAGTATCAcacatccctctagtggtgacttGATGTAATAGCACACCAATGTCCTTTCAGGGTTCCAGGGTATGATTATTGGTCGAGATCCTGCACGACTACATTGCAGatgcatgccagatcttacaacaaCTGGATAGGTATTTAACATATCAGCTATGCACAGTCGATGACTTGGaatgcaaccattggttgatgtaATGCACTGCTTGCACCTAAATTACTAGTCGGGCAGGAACTAGACCTGTAACTGTAGCGTTTACCTTCCTCTGCAGGGGGAGGGGTGGGAGCAGGGGCAGGGCGGGAAGGAGGAGGGGCAGACTTCTTAGGAGTAGACCTTTTCCCTGGCTTCTCCTTCCTGTCTACCtcaggagctagagagagagagagggaagcttGACCATTCAAACTTAACTTACTGGTTTGTTAATTCTCCTGTACAATACATGCCTCAAGAATTACATGACCTTTTACACCTTTTCATCAATCAACATTCACATCTATGTATAGGGCACAATTCATATCCAGATTTAAAATACACAATCATCATTTAGGAGAAACTCCCACTCATCCAGGATATTTATTCgaaacggtgcctgaggaaggcccgcagcatcatcaaggaccccacacaccccagcctcGGGCTGTTCACTCCCTTACCGTCGAGCAGACGTTATCGGACCATGAGGTCAGATACcgacaggctcagagacagtttctatctacaagccatcagcctgctgaacacttgaactggactgaccacctgctctgattctctgcacattagcacacatgcactcactcacacacccacacagacatccacacatccacacacatattcatgctacacacacatcacaactgctgctaccagactcaggtctgttcaacgctggtccgaacaatcggattccacgcttcaagattgctttgatcacgtggactgggatatgttccgcatagcgtcggacaataacattgatgaatacgctgattcggtgagcaagtttattagcaagtgcatacattgcttttaatcagggcaaggtgaccggaaacatgactgaatacaaacagtgtagctattccctcctcaaggcaatcaaacaagctaagcgtcagtatagagacaaagtagagttgcaattcaacggctcagacacgagaggtatgtggcagggtctacagtcaatcatggactacaaaagtAAAACCAGCCCCgccgcggaccacgatgtcttgctcccagacaaactaaacaacttctttgctcgctttgaggacaacacagtgccactgacacggcccgctaccaaaacctgcgggctctccttcactgcagccaacgtgagtaaaacatttaaacgtgttaaccctcgcaaggctgccggcacagacggcatccccagccgcgtcctcagagcaagaAGAGtacagagaggaggatagagcgaggaggatagagatagagagaggggaggatagagagaagaggacagagaggaggatagagatagagagaggatgtTAGAcaggggaggatagagagaggggaggatagagagaagaggatagagaaaggaggatagagagaggaggacagagagaggaggatagagagaagaggacagagagaggacagagaaaggaggatagagagaagatGATAGAGAGAAGATGATAGAgaaaggaggatagagagaggaggatagagaaaTGAGGATAGatagaagaggacagagagaggagaacagaggacagagaaaggaggatagagagaggagaacagagaggggaggatagagagaagaagatagagagaggaggatagagagaagaagatagagaagaggatagagaggaggatagagagaggaggatagagagaagatgatagagagaagaagatagagaggaggatagagagaagaggatagagaggaggatagagagaagaggatagagagaggaggacagagagaggaggatagagagaagaggatagagagaagaggacagagagaggacagagaaaggaggatagagagaagatGATAGAgaaaggaggatagagagaggaggatagagaaaTGAGGATAGatagaagaggacagagagaggagaacagaggacagagaaaggaggatagagagaggagaacagagaggggaggatagagagaagaagatagagaggaggatagagagaggagaatagagagaagatgatagagagaagaagatagagaagaggatagagaggaggatagagagaggaggatagagagaagatgatagagagaagaagatagagaggaggatagagagaggaggatagagagaagatgatagagagaagaagatagagaggaggatagagagaggaggatagagagaatatgatagagagaagaagatagagaggaggatagagagaagaggatagagaggaggatagagagaagaggatagagagaggaggatagagaggggaggatggagagacagggatagagagaggtgtCTCACGTTTCTTGGTGTTGGGGTCAATGTAGAACTCCTCAGGGTCaggctgatggtgaggctgctGTTTCTATAGAGGGAAAAGACAACATTAAATAACACTAAAGGTAtgtagacacacagagacaggctaGTAAGAGGTAGGCATGGGCATTGATACTCTGATAGTTTACCGATGCTTTGCCCATGGGCGCCATCTTGGCTGGCCTTGGGGGCGGAGCTGCCTGCCTTTTGGGAAGAACACGATTGGACCTCTCTGAAGAGCTATCTGTGGAACACAAAAACAGCAACAAAAAACAACCTCAAAACAATACATACAAATTATAACTTGAGATCCACGCACCAAACTCCCATTGGCATCAATGCATACTTTCCATGAAAGTCAGATTTGAGCAAATCTCAAATGAGAATGATAGTCTACAGTGGTGGTGTTACCCAAATAGACGTTCTCCTCCACATGTCTGGGAGGAACCTTCATGGCCGGTCGCTCACAGGGGGGAGCCTCATATGTGTTCCCATCCTCATCGTCCTGTGATACACACAAGAAGACCACACAGGACCTCTCACAACAAAGTATCCATTGGCGTGTCAGTCTGGGtccgtgtgtatgcgtgtgtctttCTACTTACAAACTCGTCTTCTGGCCAGCCACCATACCCCGCACTGTTCTCTGAAACAAATAAATAGAGACCGAGAGAAAGTAGAGaagggggatggagaaagagagcagaAGAAGCACATTACATTACAACTTCCATAAAGAGGAACCCTATTGCAACGAGCATAATAAGGGGGATTTCCTGAAGGCTCACCTATTCTTTTGGGTGGAGCTGGAGGCCCACTGTGTCTGTAATGAAAAAGAGAAATGTTACTTGCGTGTGGTGTCATGTCAGTGGCTTACATTTCTGGTCAGAGGAAGGCATATAAGACTGACGAACAAAACGTTTATCTACACTGTAGGCTACTTACAGGTTCTTGAATTTTCCAAAGAAACTCTGAAAAAGGAAACAGAATTGACTGTGAAGTGAGTAGCACACACACGAACGCAGTCACGATGCAATCTCAACACTGTCGTTTTCATACCGGTTGTGTGACATCATACGATAAACGGTGCcgttatactgtatgtctggccCATCCCAGATATTTACATGTAATTAACTCTCCCATCAGACTCGCTATCAGAGCTATTACACAGGCTGTGTCAATGACTGCTTTATCTATCGGAGGTCACTAAGCTAGACAAAAGAGCTTTAATCCAAAGCCAAGACCTCAGGTCAGAATAAATTAGAATGAAACTACTTTGAAGATGACAAACTATCACAAAGTACCACAGGGGAATATTGGGAATTTAAATGTCCAACAATCTAAAAGACGTCTTTCTTTTATACTAGGTGaaagaaactatttacacaaatgaTTACACAAATGACAAATGATCTCGTGAAGCCACATCAATGTGTGTATCTGGGAGAGGAGGATAATTGAGGCTGTAATGTGTGGCACACTGTCCCCGTGATGAAACAGATTACTTAAACCAGGAAGTGTACTTGGCTGGTGTTTTCACAGCATGgcaggtcagagaggagaggaaggactgATGTAAATTATCCCAgaagtagagagggggagggaaaggggaaAGTGAGACGGGGAGAGTGGATatgggagagaggatgggggggatgagacggggagagtggaggggggggggaaggCAAGAGAAGAACAGTTTGAGTTGATTCATCTGGTTAATGTTTAAATATCCTGTGTGTCAACATTGGTAATGAACAAAGCCAGCCCACATGGTCTTTGCTAAAGTCTCTTTTTAGCAAACAAATCAATTTTCTGTTCTACTGCATCCCATTACTTAAACAGTGTCATTATCAATCAATGAATCTATCAGTCAACTATCAACTAATCTATCAGTCAATCTATCAACTAATCATTCAATGAACATTTTATAGACTGCAGGGATCCTCTGGCATTATGGTTAGCAAGCTGTAGGTCTGTTTAATTAGTTGAAAGGAAGATGTCATGAGTCATAACTGATATCTATGCCTCAGGTCGACACTACTTTGAATATAATTTCCCCCATTGTTACAGTCCTAGGCGCCGTCTTTAACATATTCATGTTCTGACACGTCTTAAATCATTGGCATGTCCTGTTTAGTGTTGTTAATTGAATAACTCATGTCTTTCCTACCTTTGAAGTAGTTTGTATATAGACCAAGAAAGACCGCAACATGTTGATTACGAAATATATAAAAGTACAGCAAATACAGCAAGTAAGCTGAGGATTCCttactttgttattgtttgtgtCCCAGGCAGCAGAGTTTAAATCTGTCACGCATGTTCATTATCCAATTAACAGTATCTGCGTAAACTCTTTCAAATAGCAATCTCTTGTTTTTCACCCAGTCTGAAAATCCCAGTTTAATTTTAGAGAAGGGAGCAGGCAATGTGTTCAATAATGAGCTCGGCTTGACAACATCTATGATATGAAAACGATACATTTATGATTGTGTTCTGAGCTAGCCCTTTAAGCAAGGGAGAGTGATAGTGACCACAGAAAATGACATTGTTATGGACCGTGGGAGACCATAAACCACCAGTAGAAAAGGGAAATGGCCGTGTGACTATGAATCGTATCTGATGCAAACAGTGACAGAGCACAGTGCAGTTGCACTGGCTAATGCTAAGCTGCTCACAGGTGTGCTGGCTTCTGGTTCTGCCTAGTAAAGTGCAATGGTACAGCCATACATGTATTGGGTAACTATTTTCTAGAGGTTTATCTTACAGTGTATTTCACATCATGGCACCTTACTATTGTACAAGCAAAACTCTTAGCTACCATGGACTTCAATACTACTAGGCCAGATAGCCTCCCAGTATGTGATCGTCGCTACTACGACCTCTTCCAAGAGGTCTGCACCTTTCTGGCACAGATCAGGTGGTTGTGGCTCCCTCTGGCCACATCCCAATATCTCATCATCTTCCCGAAGTGTGCACTTCTTCACTTACCTTCACTGATTTAAAAGATAATGACTGATataagaaatatggtggaaactctCTCTCTAGCCCAATCCTATACTTTAACATTTGTGTGAAGTAGTGAACGAGATATTATTGGCACATACCCCTGAAAACACCAATGGATCTCAAGCCCTGCATCAGCTGTTCCCTTTCAATCACTACAGGTATCATTATTTAATAATGGACATGTTGCAGTGAAAACCTTTCATTTAGGGAATGATTTTAATGACTGGTAAACATTCTAATCTTCGGCATTACACAGCTGTGAGTGTTGACGTTGGGAGCTTGTGTAGGCAGAGCAATTGAACGCAATAACGGGGAGCAGGTGACACCGTTTACTTGATCAACAACAAAGCCACTGTACGAAAAGTGAAAGTCCACACTGtataacactgtaaaagtgtatGACTCATCATTATAACAATCCTCACAGTTCTCCATTCCGTAATGAAGGTAGCCTACTACTGTATTTCTACGTTTCTGAACAATTTGTTGCAATGTTATATGCAAATTGGGCTATGTGTAATTTCCTTTTATCGCCGCAAAGTGAGAGGTCTGTACAAAGTTTAAATGTTCTAAACTTTATATGTTCTATTCTTGTCTGATTATTTTCAGAAGGTAATAAATTGAAACTGTACGTTACCATTGTCATAATTTTGGAGTCTCTCTTCTCAACTCATGAGGAAATTCCTTTGTTGCTGGCCTCAGATGCAAATACACATTAGAGTAAGAGCGGGACAAGGAACACTGAACTATGAACAGTTAGGCTAGCAGCTACAACAGTCCTgatgcgcctctctctctctctctctctctctctctctgatcatttGCATTCCACTCCGTCACTCTGACTGCTAAGTGCCACCTGGTTTACAGCCTAGCCTGCTTGTTGCCTGGCTGTCGCCAAAAAAACTAAATAAATGTTAAAGTTACATTTTTCCCCAGCATAATGTTGAATCAGTAAAGTTTTATGGTCCTATATGCAGTATAAGGAAGAGCGCACTTTAACTTCTGAGACCAGGCTAAGTCCAGTGgagacccgtcattcagggcaggtggggtagagccccacctgttttgaacCCCGCATTTGATggccatttttatttttaatagatgttattttggcattaatacgtgtcacatattagtttgcaaacaatgtataaaaatatatatataatttagttAATAAAGCcgtatacaaacatggtctcttttttgttttcttgagtaagataactccaaaatgcaggtgatTCAGTGGTGgcggggcaagccagcagaaaatatggagcATTGCGCCATAATTTGCTCagcgttctgtcactcatggggacactacgtcaaggccaagtctaagggtagagctacaAAATTCTAGCCACTTGGGTACTGCCATAGAgatacattagaagtgcccatccaagaaggctcaaggtcattggccacagataaaattatgtcaaatcatgttatatgtacagtagctttgattggaccgatcatgtcaacatcttactttcaaaatcttagctagcagtcatcatcatgaatcaagtcaacaatctactggcaaatccctTTTAATCCTtgtgatatcaaatcaaatcaaatgttatttgtcacatgcgccgaatacaacaggtgtagaccttacagtgaaatgcttacttacaaccccttaataaccaacaatgcagttttaagacaaTACACCCCAAAAAAcgaagagataagaataacaaataattaaagagcagcagtaaataacaatagcggggctatatacagggtgtaccggtacagagtcaatgtgcgggggcagcggtgtcgaggtaatttaagtaatatgtacatgtaggtagagttattaaaaataataacagagagtagcagcagcgtggaagagggtggggcggggggggggggggcaatgcaaatagtctgggtagacatctgattagctgttcagtagtcttatggcttggggtagaagctgtttagaagcctcttggacctagactatgcgctccggtaccgcttgccatgcggtagcagagagaacagtctatgactagggtggctgaagtctttgacaatttttagggccttcctctgacacctcctggtatagaggtcctggtgatgtgctgggccgtacgcactaccctctgtagtgccttgcgatcgggggccgagcagttgccataccaggtagtgatgcaacccatcaggatgctctcgatggtgcagctgtgaagccttttgaggatctgaggacccatgccaaatcttttcagtctccttaggggaataggttttgtcatgactttcttggtgtgcttggaccttgttagtttgttggtgatgtggatttcatggcaacagacgtgagtgctacaggtcggtagtcatttaggcaggttaccttagtgttcttgggcacagggactatggtggtctgcttgtaacatgttggtattacagactcagacagggagaggttgaaaatgtcagtgaaaacacttgccagttggtcagagcatgctctgtgttcacgtcctggtaatccatctggcactGCGGCCTTAtgaaagtcttactcacatcggctccggagagagtgatcacacagtcatccagaacagctgatactctcatgcatgtttcagtgttacttgcctcgaagcgagcataaaagttatttagctcgtctggtaggcttgtgtcactgggcagctctcggctgtgcttccctttgtagtctgtaatagtttgcaagccctgccacatctgacaagcatcggagccggtgtagtacgatttgatcttagtcctgtattgacgctttgcctgtttgatggttcatcggagggcatagcgggatttcttttaagcttccaggttagagtcccgccccttgaaagcggcagctctaccctttagctcagtgcgaatgttgcctgtaatccatggcttctggttggggtatgtacgtacagtcaccgTGGGGACGtcatcctcaatgcacttattgataaagccagtgactgatgtggtgtattcctcaatgccatcggaagaatcccggaacatgctccagtctgtgatagcaaaacagtcctgtagtttagcatctgcttcatctgaccacttttttatagaccaagtCACAAGCAAAAataaaagcaggaagcaccagtaagcaggaatcaggaggatagaattatggtcagatttgccaaatggagggcgagggagacggagagctttgtacgcatctctgtgtgtggagtaaaggtggtcttgaatttttttttccctctggttgcacatttaacatgctgatagaaatgaggtaaaactgatttaagtttccctgcattaaagtccccggcctctAGGAGTGCCGTccctggatgagcgttttcctgtttgcttttgCGGTATACAGCTatttgagtgcggttttagtgccagcatcggtctgtggtggtatgtagacagctatgaaaaattcagataaactctctaggtagatagtgtggtctacagtttatcatgagatactctatatCAGGTGGggaaaaccttgagacttccttagatattgtgcaccagctgttgtttacatatatgcataggcccccgccccgtgtcttaccagaggctgctgttctatcctgccgatagagtgtaccatccccagctgtatgttcttaatgtcgtcgttcagccacaactcggtgaaacataagacattacagtttttaatgtcccgttggtaggatatacgtgctttcagttcaggcaaaggcagattagccactcaacgcctgatcctcacaaggcaccctaaTCTTTTTCCGCAAAatctgtttccttctccagcgaatgacggggatgagggtcTGTTCGGGTGATTGAAGTAtatccttcccgtccgactcattaaagaaaaagtatttgtccaattcgaggtgagtaatcgctgttctgatgtccagaagctcttttcggtcataagagacggtagcagcaacattatgcacAAAACAAGTTAGGAACAACgtgaaaaaactaacaaaatagcatggttggttaagagctgATAAGACGGTAGCCATCCCCCCCCGGCGCCAtcatgaagagaaataatgaagagaaattatagataaaacgtatcggtgctcatcgggcattggacataaacattacacaagaa
It encodes the following:
- the LOC139576614 gene encoding B-cell linker protein-like isoform X2 → MTMSFFGKFKNLHSGPPAPPKRIENSAGYGGWPEDEFDDEDGNTYEAPPCERPAMKVPPRHVEENVYLDSSSERSNRVLPKRQAAPPPRPAKMAPMGKASKQQPHHQPDPEEFYIDPNTKKPPEVDRKEKPGKRSTPKKSAPPPSRPAPAPTPPPAEEDVYLDPNEGQADSDDLYLEPTAACPPAPRGPMRMPLLPKTAIAPPPMPIKPPVPRAKSSSLLVSEAKTAPPPDVKRSTFPGKLPPPTLGIKPPLPASLKEPKPSPPPPPIIDTTAAVSPSVMKTTMQAGKEEKEWFAGNCNRKTAEDLLLQINKDGAFLIRRSSAQNARQPYTLAVLYRQKVYNIPIRFLEETRGYALGKEGKKNEEVKRRGGREGEC
- the LOC139576614 gene encoding B-cell linker protein-like isoform X1 encodes the protein MTMSFFGKFKNLHSGPPAPPKRIENSAGYGGWPEDEFDDEDGNTYEAPPCERPAMKVPPRHVEENVYLDSSSERSNRVLPKRQAAPPPRPAKMAPMGKASKQQPHHQPDPEEFYIDPNTKKPPEVDRKEKPGKRSTPKKSAPPPSRPAPAPTPPPAEEDVYLDPNEGQADSDDLYLEPTAACPPAPRGPMRMPLLPKTAIAPPPMPIKPPVPRAKSSSLLVSEAKTAPPPDVKRSTFPGKLPPPTLGIKPPLPASLKEPKPSPPPPPIIDTTAAVSPSVMKTTMQAGKEEKEWFAGNCNRKTAEDLLLQINKDGAFLIRRSSAQNARQPYTLAVLYRQKVYNIPIRFLEETRGYALGKEGKKNEEFFSSLQEIISHHKNNQLLLIDSKSQAKHTTYLTHPAHP